The Asterias amurensis chromosome 21, ASM3211899v1 genome has a segment encoding these proteins:
- the LOC139952993 gene encoding cysteine-rich protein 1-like, with protein sequence MSNPCAGCNKTVYHAEQLVAMHKYWHKPCFKCNGCKKTLTPGKQNVHEDKPYCQTCYGSQFGPKGYSSGNPSAVNSYVKK encoded by the exons ATGTCGAATCCTTGTGCTGGATGTAACAAGACAGTATATCATG CTGAGCAGTTGGTAGCCATGCACAAGTATTGGCACAAGCCATGCTTCAAATGTAATGGCTGCAAGAAGACATTAACGCCTGGCAAACAGAACGTG CATGAGGATAAACCATACTGCCAAACATGCTACGGCAGCCAATTTGGACCAAAAG gGTACAGCTCTGGCAATCCATCTGCTGTTAATAGCTACGTGAAAAAGTAG